In the genome of Pseudonocardia cypriaca, the window TACAGCGTTCGGTCGAATCAGCGTTTGGTTGCATCTCAAGCCGGGGATGCGCTCACATGCTCCTTCGACGTGTCGCCCGACCCATGCTCGCCGCCTTGTTCATACAAGGTGGCATCAGTGCCCTCCGCGCTCCGGAGGCGCACGCACAGGCCGCGAAGCCGGTGCTCGATGCGATGGCACCGGCGGTCGACAAGGCGGTCGAGGTCGCCCCGGTCGAACAGCGACCGGACGACGTCCTGCTGATCAAGATCGATGCCGGCGTCAAGATCGCCGCGGGGACGCTGCTCGCGTTCGGCAAGTTCCCCCGCCTGGCCTCCACGGCGCTGGCGGCAACCCTCATCCCGACGACGCTGGCGGGCCACCGGTTCTGGGAGGAGACCGACCCGCAGCGCAAGCAGGAGCAGCAGATCCACTTCCTCAAGAACGTGAGCATGCTCGGCGGCCTCCTGATCGCAGCCGCCGACACCGAGGGCAAGCCGTCGATCGGCTGGCGCGGCCGCCGCGCGGCGAGGCTCGCCGCGGCCCAGGCCGGCGTGGTGACGGGCGCCGCGGCCGACGTCACGGGGCGCGTCACGGGCGCGGTGCACGACGCGGGCGGCAAGCTCTCCGGCTCCGCGACCCAGGCCAGTGGCACGGTCGCCGGCCTCGCCGCCGGGCTGGCCGGGCTCGCGCCCGCCGCCGGCAGGGCGGTCTCCTCGCGGGTGAGCTCATCCGACCTCTCGTCGCGGGCCGCAGAGCTGAGCCGCCGTGCCGCCAAGACGCGCCGCCGGGCGGAGAAGCGCGGCGCCAAGCTGCAGAAGGTGGCCGGGAAGCGCGCCGCCCAGCTGCAGAAGGCCGCGGAGAAGCGCAGCACCCAGCTGCAGAAGCGCGCGTCGAAGCGCAACGCCGAACTGCAGAAGCGCTTCGACAAGGCCGGCCCCACCCTCGCCGCCCAGGCGGGCAAGCTCGGCCACGACGTCGCCGCCCGCGCTTCCGCCGTCGGCACCGAGGTCGTGCACCAGGCCGGCGGGCTGGCCAAGGACGCGCGCAAGCGCGCCACCGCCCTCACCCACCACTGACGGCCCGACCAGCGGCACGTTCGTCCAGACCTGTCGGACGGACGTGCCGCTGTGTCCGATGACGATCACGGCGGCAGAGCTCATCCCCGGGGCGTTCGGTAGCCTCGCGGGGCCGGGGCGGTAGCTCAGCTGGTCAGAGCAGCGGACTCATAATCCGTCAGGTCGTCGGTTCGAACCCGACCCGCCCCACAGAAACTCGCTGGTCAGGGCCGGTTATCCGGCCCGCCAGTTGATCAGTCAAGATCGTGTCCGCCTCAAATCCCCTCCACGGGCGGGTCGTGAAAGGCACGGCCCGCTGCTGAGGAGGGGGTTCAGCGGCGGGCCGTGTAAGCGCTTGCTCGCCGACGTGGAGCGCGGTGTTACCGGTCGCCTTCCCGCAGCTCCCGCATCTGGCGGCGGAGGTCTTCCAGGCTCCAGCGCAGGTGCCCCGTGGGCAGCTTCAGCGTCGGCTTCAGGAGCCCATCCCGGGCGTAGCGGGCGAGCGTGCCCCGCGAGATGCCGAGGTGCTCCGCCGCCTGCGCGGTGGTGAGCAACTTCTCGGCCGGACGTCCCACGTCGCGACGGTATGTGCACCAGTCCGCTCGAAACCCGCTCAGCAGCACGTTCGGTACAACTAGACCGCTTGGACGTGTTAGCTCACTTGTCCGTTTCGGGGTAGCGTCACGCGCCGTGACGCAGGGGACCTGGGTGGAGTTCGTCGCGGAGCTGGCGACGCGGCGGGACGTGATCGAGCGGCTGATGGCGGACCACCGCCCGAACGCCGCCGGGTTGTGCGTCGAGTGCACGACGCCGGGGCGGGGGACGCCCCGCGCGTCTTGGCCGTGCGCGCTGTGGACGCTCGCCGACGCGGCGCGGCAGGCCCGCGTGCAGCAGAAGCTCCGGCCGTAGCCGCCGGACGCCATAGTCGATCTCCGACTGGCAGTGGGGACGCAGCGTCGGCGTGCCGCGTACTCGTTGTCGGACTGTTGTGATTCGATTACCCGAACACCAGTTCGATCAAGGAGCCCTCTTGGCCATCAGCGTGCCCGGCGGCCACTACGTGTGCCTCTGCTGCGGGCTCTTCTATCCAATCCAGCGGCCTGTGAGTCCGAACGTCGAGCATCGGATGCACCAATCGAACACCGTGCCGAAACGGTGCAGCAGATGCGCACCACATCGGGGTGACGATGCCGAGACCCGAATCCGCATCGCCGAAGATCACGCACGGTGGTACTGGGAGTTCGCCGAGCAGAAGGACGCCGAGACCAAGGCTGCGCTGGCGCAGGTCGACGAGATCAAGGTCCAGATGGGCGACACGCGGGACAGGATGATCGCAGCTTTCCGCTCCCGCGACGCGTACATCCGCGTGCTCGCCGACGTGGCGAAGCAGCACCAGCCAACCCGGAACGGGTGTTCATGCCGACGGCGAGACTGCGAGACCTTCCCGATCACCGATCAGCCATGGGTCCGTCGGAAGATCAGCGAACTTGAGCGGTGCGAGGACTACGACGAGGACACCGCGTAGATGCCTCTGAGCTAGCCGCCGAGGGCGTCCTGCTTCGGTGGCGGCTCCGGCAGCCCGCGCGCGGCACGGATGAGATCGGTGAGGCGCTGGCGGTCAGCCTGCCGCAGGACCCACATCGCCACCTCCGCCTTTGGGACGCCGCAGATCCGCATCACGGCGGCCATCAGCAGCAGGTAGGCCGGATAGGCCAGCAGCAAACCGACGCCCAGGAGCGGGGAAAGGTGCGTCACCAAACACCTACCAAGTTCAGGGGCACCAGACGCCTAGGGTGGGCGTTCAGTGCCGTTCGGAACTCTTGGCAGGGGTGGTGCGCACAGGCTACACGAGCCGCATCTGCCCGTAGACGTGCGAGAGCCCCGGTCACCGTCCGAGTAGACGGGCCGGGGCTCTCGTGGGCGTAGGGAGCAGATCAGCCTGCGCGCTGGGGCTCCGGCGGCTTCGTGTCGCACTCGGGCAGGCCGGGCTTGTGCCGGTACCCCGTCGTGCTCGTGGACATCAGGACGATCTCGCCTCCGCAGCGCTCGCAGAAAAGGTCCCACCCGGGGACGGTCTTGCCGTGCTGGGCGAGGAGCGTCGCCAGTTGCCGGTAGAACGTCGGGTGGTAGCGCTTGGACGTCTCCCTGTTGGAGATCGTCGTGTGCTTGAAGACGTCCTTCGCATCCGGGTCGTCCGTGGTGATGTGGATGTCTCCGCTCTCCTTGTCCGCCCAGAACTGCACGCGCTCGATCTGGACGTACTGGACGTCCGGCTTCGTCGTCGCCATGCCTCTTCTTCCTCCGGCGTCTATCCCGCGTTACGGCGCCGGTCTGCGAGGTTGATGACGTTCGCCCCCCGGTCGGGGGCGGGAGAAGGTGCGGTCGGGCGGGCGAGCGGTGTGGCCTTGCCGCCTTCGGATTCGTCGATGTAGTCCGCGTAGATCGTCAACGTCGTCACGTAGCTCTCGTGCCCGAGCCACTTCGACACCTGCATGTAGTGCGCCCCGGCGGAGAGCGACAGCACGGCGAACGTGTGGCGGAGGTCGTGGAGCCGCACGCCACGAACGCCCGGGGCCGACGCCGGCAGCCCAACGGCGGTCAGCGCGGGCTTGAGGTAGTTGGCGTAGAAGGTGCCGGGCTCGACCGGCACGGCCCAGTTGTAGGTGTTCGCCGCCTCTTCGCGCGGGACCGGCGCGTTCCGGCCGTACCTGGCCGGGAACAGCGGCGCGCTCGGGTCGTCGCGGCGGGGGTGGGTGGCGAGGTACGCGCGGAGGTCGTCCACGAGCCACCCGTCCAGCGGCACCACCCGCCGGGACTTCCGGGACTTCGGCGTCCCGGTCTCCCACCCGCCCCGGACCTTCCGCTTCGTGCGAGTTACGCGGATGGTGCGCTTGGTGAGGTCGAGGTCTGCGACTTCGAGGCCGGCCAGCTCCGCTGCGCGTAGCCCCGTCGCGGCGAGGAACAGCACCGCGAGCCCGTACACCGGATAGGTCTTCTCGATGTGCGCCGCGACCGCGCCGACCTGATCGGAGGTGAGGGGGTGGGGTGCGAAGGGCTCGACGTCCCCGGTCCGCAACCGCGGCACCGACACGGCGGGGTTGCTCGGGATCGCGCCATCCTGAACCGCGAGATCGAGCGTCCGCCGGAACACGTCGAACGCGTGCTTGATGGTGCCGCGGGCGAGCCCCCGCCCCACGAGGTCCGCGCGGAAGGCGCGCGCCATGGCGGGCGTGATCCCCCCGACCGGGCGGGTTGCGAACTCCGGGGCCACGTAGGTCTCGTACAACCGCCGGTACTCCGCGAGCGTCCGCGCCTTCACCGTCCCCGACAGCGAGTCGAGCCACGCGTAGGCGAACGCCGCGAACGGTTCTAGACGCGCTTCGCGTCCGGTGACGGCGCCAGTCGCCGCGCGCTCGGACTCGATCTCGCGCAGCCGGTCGTCGGCGGCGTCCTTCGTCGGGAAGGTCTCCTGCTTGTACTTCTTCCGTCGGCGCCCGTCGGCCGTCACGACGGTCTCGGTCCAGCGGACTTCGTAGTGCGCGACGGGCTTGCCGTTGCGGCGCTGGTTGGTCTCGATCTTGCGGATGTGGGCCATCAGGACGCCTTCCGGGTGTTGGTGCGGAGTACGCGGGCGACAGCGGCAGAGCTCCACGGCCCGCCGCGCTTCGCGGGTCGGCCCGCCGCGTTGAGTTGGTCCGCGATCGCACGGGTGGAGGCGCCGTCGGCGGCTAGCGCGAGCATCTGGCGGAGGGTGGCCTGCTCGTCCTTGGAGCGGCGGAGCTTCCCGTTCACGGCGGTGTAGCCGAACGGCGGCGAGCCGTACGCGAACCCGCCCGCCTTGGCCTTCGCGCGGCGCCCGTTCCGCAGCCGCAACAGCGTCATCTCGCGGTCGTACTCGACCACCGCCCCGAGCATCCGCCGGATCAGCTTCCGGCTCGGGTCGTCCGGGTCGTCGCGCAAGTTGTTCTCGTCAGGGGCGGTGGAGTAGACCTCACCGCCGAGCCCCCACACGTCGCTCATGAGGTGCTCCTGGACGAGCATGTCCCGGGAGAACCGGTCGAGCCGCGCCACGACCACGCCGGCCACCGTCCCCGCGCGGATCTCCGCCAGGACCTCGCCCAGGCCCTCGCGCTCGGACAGCGCGCCGCTCGTGGCGTCTTCGACGAACCGGGCGATGCGCGCGCCGGTCGCCTTCGCCCACTCCCGGATCGCCGCCCGCTGCGCTGCCGGGCCGAACCGCTCGGCCTGCCGCTCGGTCGAGACCCGGACGTACGCGATCAAGAGCACCCCGAGAAGGGGCCTAGCGCTGCCGCTCGCTGTCGAGCGGGGTCGGGTCGCGGCTCGGGTACCCCCGGGACGGCTCGTGGGCGTTCGGGGCGGGGTTCGGGTCGGCATGGATTCCTCCGGGGTCCAACGCGGCTACCAGGGGCGCGCGCTCTACCGAGATAGACCGCGCGGAGCCGACGTTACTTGAACGTTCAACTAAGACGCTAGGGGCGTCTGTGCAGGTCAGCGCTACATGCGTCGCCGCGTGCCGCTCCACGCCACCGCGCCGTTGCCGTGCTCGCTCTTCGTCGTCTCCGGCCCGGTGCGCGGGACGAACCCGCCCCGGCGCCAGCTCGCCTCCGCCTCTTCCGCCGCCCGCCGCTCGCGCTCAGCCGCTGTTGTCGGCGCCACCGGCGCGCGCGGGTCGGCGCCCGGCGGTGGCGGCTCGCCTGCCGACTGCACCCCCCGATCGGGGGGCGGGCTGCTGGTGGCTCCCGACGCGTCCGCGTCGCTCGCGGGCTCGGCGCGACGCCGGTCCGCCCGGCAATCGCGGCAGAGCTTCGGGTACTTCTCCAGCCTCTTC includes:
- a CDS encoding tyrosine-type recombinase/integrase codes for the protein MAHIRKIETNQRRNGKPVAHYEVRWTETVVTADGRRRKKYKQETFPTKDAADDRLREIESERAATGAVTGREARLEPFAAFAYAWLDSLSGTVKARTLAEYRRLYETYVAPEFATRPVGGITPAMARAFRADLVGRGLARGTIKHAFDVFRRTLDLAVQDGAIPSNPAVSVPRLRTGDVEPFAPHPLTSDQVGAVAAHIEKTYPVYGLAVLFLAATGLRAAELAGLEVADLDLTKRTIRVTRTKRKVRGGWETGTPKSRKSRRVVPLDGWLVDDLRAYLATHPRRDDPSAPLFPARYGRNAPVPREEAANTYNWAVPVEPGTFYANYLKPALTAVGLPASAPGVRGVRLHDLRHTFAVLSLSAGAHYMQVSKWLGHESYVTTLTIYADYIDESEGGKATPLARPTAPSPAPDRGANVINLADRRRNAG
- a CDS encoding helix-turn-helix transcriptional regulator — protein: MGRPAEKLLTTAQAAEHLGISRGTLARYARDGLLKPTLKLPTGHLRWSLEDLRRQMRELREGDR
- a CDS encoding recombinase family protein; its protein translation is MLLIAYVRVSTERQAERFGPAAQRAAIREWAKATGARIARFVEDATSGALSEREGLGEVLAEIRAGTVAGVVVARLDRFSRDMLVQEHLMSDVWGLGGEVYSTAPDENNLRDDPDDPSRKLIRRMLGAVVEYDREMTLLRLRNGRRAKAKAGGFAYGSPPFGYTAVNGKLRRSKDEQATLRQMLALAADGASTRAIADQLNAAGRPAKRGGPWSSAAVARVLRTNTRKAS
- a CDS encoding DoxX family protein, with product MLLRRVARPMLAALFIQGGISALRAPEAHAQAAKPVLDAMAPAVDKAVEVAPVEQRPDDVLLIKIDAGVKIAAGTLLAFGKFPRLASTALAATLIPTTLAGHRFWEETDPQRKQEQQIHFLKNVSMLGGLLIAAADTEGKPSIGWRGRRAARLAAAQAGVVTGAAADVTGRVTGAVHDAGGKLSGSATQASGTVAGLAAGLAGLAPAAGRAVSSRVSSSDLSSRAAELSRRAAKTRRRAEKRGAKLQKVAGKRAAQLQKAAEKRSTQLQKRASKRNAELQKRFDKAGPTLAAQAGKLGHDVAARASAVGTEVVHQAGGLAKDARKRATALTHH